TTAGGCGTCAAATTACCCCCTTATTTTGATATTGTTCATTTTGATCAGATGGCGGCTATTTTAAACCAATTTCCCTTGGCATTCATTAATTCTGTCAATAGTATCGGTAATGGGCTCACGATTGATGCTGCCACCGAACGGGTTAGCATTAAACCCAAGCATGGTTTTGGTGGGATTGGTGGCGACTATATTAAACCGACAGCGCTCGCGAATGTCCATGCCTTTTATCAACGATTGAAACCTGAGATTCAAATTATCGGGACGGGCGGCGTCAAGTCTGGACAAGATGTTTTTGAACATCTATTATGTGGTGCTAGTATGGTTCAAGTCGGAACTGCACTTTATAAAGAAGGCCCACAGATCTTTGCCCGCTTAACAGCAGAATTACAAACAATCATGCAACAAAAAGGGTATAATAAAATAGCCGATTTTAAGGGCAAGTTAAAATATTTAGATTAAAGAGAGTGATTAACAAAATGCAATATAAATATTTATTTTTCGACATGGATAATACCTTATTTGACTTCGATGCGGATGAAGATCAAGCATTAGAACGGCTATTTAACGCCCAAGATATTGACTTAACGAGTGATATTAAAGCAACTTATCAAACTTTCAATCAAGGGTTATGGCGCCAATATGAACAAGGCGAATTAACCCGGGAAATATTATTGAATACCCGCTTTGCGACTTTTTTCAAAAAGCAGTTTAATAAAGTGGTCGACGGTCAACAGTTATCAAGTCAATACTTAGATAATTTGGCTTTAGGCCACGATTTAATGCCACAATCCGAAGAATTATTGCGTGGTTTGCAAGCGCAACACGCGAAGTTATATATCACAACGAACGGTGTGGCGCGCACACAGTACCAACGCCTGCAAGATTCGGGGTTAGCGCATTATTTCGATGCCATTTTTGTATCGGAAGAATTAGGTTATCAAAAACCGGACCCAGCTTATTTTCAAACTGTTTTCCAGAAATTAGAAACTGTTACAATGACTCAGTCATTAATTGTAGGTGATTCACTGACTTCTGACGTTCAGGGAGGGCAAAATGTGGGGGTGGCAACAGCTTGGTACAATCCAACAGGTCAAATTAATCATGATCAGGCCTTACAGCCAACACATGAAATTAAACAATTAACAGAATTATTGACGCTTTAAGCGTGACAATCAAAGCGCCAACCGTTAGAGTGCGTTAAAAGATGGAGTGACAAGAGATGAAAAAACAACGTTATTTTAGGATTAGTTTAGGCTGGCGGATTTTAATCGGCATCGCACTTGGCTTAGTTGCCGGTGGGATTTTCTACCAAAACAAAGCTGCAATTGCGGTGATGCAAGCGATAGGAACGTTGTTTATTAATTTAATTAAGATGATTGTATTGCCAATCGTTGTTTCTTGTTTGGTAGTAGGCATCGCCAAAATGGGCGATATCAAAAAGTTGGGTCGAATTGGCGGCAAGACACTTTTATATTTTGAAATGATGACCACCATTGCCATTGCATTGGGGTTGACCGTCGGTAATTTGACAAAGCCAGGGGCCTTAATCGATATTCATAGTTTGAGTCAAGGTTCAATTGGCCAATATACAGCGGCTGCTGAGTCAGCTAGCAATCATGGCTTGGGCGATATTATTATGAATATTGTGCCCACGAATATTTTCAAAGCCCTTAGTGAAGGGGAAATGATTCCAATCATCTTCTTTACGGTCTTGTTTGGCCTAGGGCTTGCAACATTTGGCAAACGTAGTGAATCGCTGATTAACGCTTTTGAAATGATTTCAGAAGTGATGTTTAAATTGACTAACTGGATTATGCAATTAGCGCCAATCGGGGTTTTTGCCCTAATCGGTGTGACGATTGCCCAATTTGGGTTTGATGCATTGAAGCCATTGGTTTATTTCCTAGTGATTTGTTACTTAACGATGATTTTCTTCGTTGTGGTTGTGGCGGGGCTAGTGGCGCAAATTTGGCACATTAATATCTTAGAACTGTTGAAAGTCTTTAAAGAAGAATTAGTGCTATCCTTTTCAACTGCCAGTTCGGAAGCTGCGTTACCTAAAGTAATGGAAAAAATTCAAGATTACGGGGTTAGTCAGGGAATTGCTTCTTTTGTCATTCCTACAGGTTATACGTTTAACCTTGATGGATCCGCAATCTATCAATCATTAGCGGCGCTCTTTTTAGCGCAAGCTTATCATATTCACCTTAGTTTAATGCAACAATTAACGCTCTTAGTGGTCTTGATGATCACCTCTAAAGGGATGGCCGGGGTGCCAGGGGCTTCATTTGTGGTATTACTTGCAACGATTACGACCATTGGGGTGCCAGCTGCTGGTGTGGCATTCATTGCGGGGATTGATCGCTTAGTCGACATGGGGCGAACAGCAGTTAATGTCATGGGTAATTCATTAGCAGCCGTGATTATTGCTAAATCTGAAGATGAATTCGATGAAGCAAAACGAACGAAATACTTAGCGCAATTAGGCGCTAAAAAATAGTAAGACTAAATAGTAGTCAGCCGATAAAAAAAGGACTAGGATGAGAATTGTCTCCTAGTCCTTTTTACTGTCTCAGGGTATAGACCGGTCTGGCAATGATTTAAATTAATGTGACATCTTCAAATCAGCTACCTTGAAATGTTGTCGTCGTTAAATACTAGAGAGCAATGTATATTTATGAAAACGGATAACGACGGCATTATCTAGACCAATTTCATAGATAACGTAAAAATGATTAGACAGATTAGAGATTTGTGGTAAAATAAACGAGTAAAGCGTTTTAAAAAGAAAAACGTTTTGGTGTGATAATAGATTGATAGGGATTAATGCCATAATATTTCATTATAATTGTTAGCGTTTTTATCAGTGTGTTATTACAACTATTTTATAAGGAGGTTTTTGTGAATGGTTGGAATCGTTATTGCAAGTCACGGGGAGTTTGCTAAAGGTATCATGCAATCTGGTTCAATGATTTTCGGCGAACAAGAAAAAGTACAAGCTGTTACTTTTATGCCTAATGAAGGACCAGATGATTTGAAAGCGCATTTAGAAGCTGCCGTTGCAACGTTTGACGCAGATGATGACGTCTTGTTCTTAGTCGATCTTTGGGGAGGTTCACCATTTAATCAAGCAAATGGCTTGTTCGAAGCTCACAAAGATAAATGGGCAATCGTTACTGGTTTGAACTTACCAATGTTGATTGAGGCATACGCATCACGTTTATCTATGACATCTGCTCATGAAATCGCAGCACATATTATTGATGAGGCTAAGGCGGGTGTTCGGGTTAAACCTGAAGACTTAGAACCAAAAGAAGCACCAAAGGCAGAAGCAAAACAAGCTGCTAATACAGGGACTCCTGGTAAGTTCAAATATGTCTTGGCACGTATTGATTCACGTCTATTACATGGTCAAGTGGCAACCACTTGGTCTAAGACAACTAACCCAACACGGATTATTGTTGTTTCAGACAACGTTGCTAAAGATGAATTACGGACAAACTTAATTAAACAAGCGGCTCCTGGTGGCATTAAAGCGCATGTGGTGCCAATCGATCAAATGATCAAGTTGGCAAAAGATGATCAACACTTCGGTAAGGAACGTGCCTTATTATTATTCGAATCACCACAAGATGCACTTAGAGCCGTTGAAGGTGGCGTACCATTAGAAACAATTAATGTTGGTTCAATGGCGCACTCAACTGGTAAAGTTCAACCTAATACTGTTTTGGCCTTTGACCAAGATGATATCGATACATTTGAAAAACTAAAGGCAAAAGGCATCAAGTTTGATGTTCGCAAAGTGCCAAGTGATTCAAACGGTAATATGGATAGCATCCTTAAAAAAGCACAATCAGAATTAGACAAACAAAACAATAAATAATTAATTATCAGAAGAAAACGGAGGATTAATAATCATGGATTTGAATTTCATTCAAGTGATTTTGGTCATTTTTATCGCATTTCTAGCTGGTGTGGAAGGTATCTTAGATCAATTCCATTTCCATCAGCCAGTCATTGCTTGTACATTAATCGGCCTAGTAACCGGTAACTTATTACCATGTCTTATCTTAGGCGGGACATTACAAATGATCGCCTTAGGTTGGGCTAACGTTGGGGCCGCTGTTGCACCCGATGCTGCTTTAGCATCAATCGCATCTGCAATTATTTTAGTACTTGGTGGTCAAGGTAAAGCCGGCGTTACATCAGCTATCGCTATCGCTGTGCCGCTTGCCGTAGCTGGTTTATTATTAACAATCATCGTACGGACATTAGCAACAGGTATCGTGCACATCATGGATGCTGCTGCTAAAGAAGGTAACTTCCGTAAGATCGAAATGTGGCAATACATCGCGATTATCATGCAAGGTTTACGGATCGCTATCCCTGCAGGCTTAATCTTAGCAATCGGTGCTGGTCCTGTTAAAGAAATGTTGACAGCAATGCCAGTATGGTTAACAGATGGTTTAGCAATCGGTGGTGGGATGGTTGTTGCTGTTGGTTACGCAATGGTTATCAACATGATGGCAACTAAAGAAGTATGGCCATTCTTCGCAATTGGTTTCGTACTTGCAACTATCTCTCAATTGACACTTATCGGACTTGGCGCAATCGGTATTTCACTTGCTCTTATCTACTTAGCCCTTTCAAAACAAGGCTCAGGTAATAACGGCGGTGGCTCAAATACTGGTGATCCGCTAGGCGATATCATTGACAACTACTAAGAAGGAGGCTGACAAAAAATGGCAGAACAACTAAAATTAACAAAAAAAGACCGTATCTCTGTTTGGTTACGTTCAACTTTCCTTCAAGGTTCTTGGAATTATGAACGTATGCAAAATGGTGGTTGGGCTTACTCATTAATCCCAGCGCTTAAGAAATTATATAAAACTAAAGAAGAACGTTCAGCTGCGTTAGTACGTCACATGGAATTCTTTAATACGCATCCATACGTTGCTTCACCAATCATCGGGGTTACTTTAGCCCTTGAAGAAGAACGTGCTAATGGGGCCCCAATTGACGATGTTACAATCCAAGGGGTTAAAGTTGGTATGATGGGACCTTTAGCTGGTATCGGCGATCCCGTTTTCTGGTTTACTGTTAAACCAATTATCGGTGCTTTAGCTGCTTCACTTGCTATGAGTGGTAACATTCTTGGCCCAATCATTTACTTTATCGCATGGAATGCTATCCGTATGTCATTCATGTGGTACACACAAGAATTCGGCTATCGTGCTGGTTCTAAGATTACTGAAGATTTATCTGGTGGTATTTTACAAGATATTACTAAGGGTGCTTCAATCCTTGGGATGTTCATCTTGGGATCACTGGTTAATAGATGGGTATCAGTCAAGTTCACACCGACTGTTTCATCTGTTAAATTAGATAAAGGTGCTTTCATCGACTGGGATAAATTACCAAGTGGTGCTAAAGGTATTCAATCGGCTTTACAACAACAAGCACAAGGTTTGTCATTAACAGACCATAAAGTAACAACTTTACAAGATAACTTAGATAGCTTGATTCCTGGTTTAGCTGCATTAGGTTTAACATTATTCTGTATGTGGTTACTTAAGAAAAAGGTATCACCAATCGTTATTATTCTTGGCTTATTCGTAGTCGGAATTGTCTTCCATCTATTACACTTAATGTAAAAGAGTGCGTAAGCAGGCGTTTATATTTTGAGGATTAACTGGATTTGACGAATTGGGGCTGAAAGCACCGATTTGACAAATTTGCTTAACCGTAGAAATATACCTACTGAAGCACGTTTAAAAAAGAGTGCGTCACTAACGGGGTGCTTTTGAGCACTAGCTTAGTGTTGTGAATAACCGGAAAAAGCAGTTAGTGAAAGCACGTTTCAAAAACAAAGGAAGGGCTAGGGCAAATTTACTTTGTCCTAGCCCTTCCTTTTTATAAAAGCGTATAATGAAAGTAAGTTCTTGGGAAATGGAGTCGATACAATGGTTCAATCAATCAATACAAAAGTCGAATTAGTCATCAATGCGACCTCTTTTACGGCCTTATCAGATTACGGCAAAATTATGATTGGCGATAAGGGTTTTGAATTTTTTAATGATCGCGATGCCCGCCAGTTTATTCAAATTCCGTGGGAAGAAGTCGATTATGTGATTGCGTCGGTTATGTTCAAAGGTAAATGGATTCCGCGGTATGCAATTCAAACTAAGAAAAATGGAACTTATACTTTTGCTTCAAAGGAGCCTAAGAAAGTGTTACGGGCTATTAGAGAACACGTACCGGCTGAAAGATTAGTACAATCGCTCGGCGTGTGGGATGTGATTAAGCGCGTTTTTAAACGTCAATCAAAATAAAGCATTATTAAGAATAGACCTTGGTTGAATGATGATTCAGCTAGGGTCTATTTGTTTGTCAACGATTGTAAAATTGCGACTCCTTCTAGGGCGTGCTAAAATACCATATAAGATTAATTTAATGAACATACAAGCAAAATAGAAGAGGGGATTCAAATGGGATTTGACAAAGCAATTATCGCGTTAAAAGCAGGCAAAAAAGTAGTACGAACAGGTTGGGGTGGCCCCGAATTATTTATTGTTCAAGTTAGTGGTGATACGTATCAAGGAGCAGCAATCAGTCCATATTTACTGATTAAAACAACGGAAGAACCAGCTTATTCAATGTTCCAACCAACTTCTTGTGACGTATTAGCCGAAGATTGGCAGTTAGTTGACTAATGGGGCATTTTACAGATTTAAAACAAAAGACGGTTTTAGTCACCGGGGCGGCTTCCGGGATTGGCCAAGCACAGATGCTGGCCTTTTTGGCGGAAGGGGCAACTGTCGTCGCATTAGATAAAGTGCCCATTGCAAAGGCGGCAGACGGTTTAAAAACGGTTCAAGTCGATGTTCGAGACGCTCCCCAATTAACGGCGACGTTACAAAACTTGTTAGCGACAGGGCACTCATTTGATATTGTCTGCAATACAGCCGGCATATTGGACCAATACGCACCAACGCTTGAAACAAGTGCAGCTGATTGGGATAACCTGATGGCAGTTAATTTAAAAAGCCAATTTTTAGTGACTAATGCAATTTTACCCAGTATGTTGGCCCGCCATAAAGGCGTTTTTGTCAACATGGCTTCA
This DNA window, taken from Latilactobacillus sakei, encodes the following:
- a CDS encoding noncanonical pyrimidine nucleotidase, YjjG family, whose amino-acid sequence is MINKMQYKYLFFDMDNTLFDFDADEDQALERLFNAQDIDLTSDIKATYQTFNQGLWRQYEQGELTREILLNTRFATFFKKQFNKVVDGQQLSSQYLDNLALGHDLMPQSEELLRGLQAQHAKLYITTNGVARTQYQRLQDSGLAHYFDAIFVSEELGYQKPDPAYFQTVFQKLETVTMTQSLIVGDSLTSDVQGGQNVGVATAWYNPTGQINHDQALQPTHEIKQLTELLTL
- a CDS encoding glutamate/aspartate:proton symporter GltP; translated protein: MKKQRYFRISLGWRILIGIALGLVAGGIFYQNKAAIAVMQAIGTLFINLIKMIVLPIVVSCLVVGIAKMGDIKKLGRIGGKTLLYFEMMTTIAIALGLTVGNLTKPGALIDIHSLSQGSIGQYTAAAESASNHGLGDIIMNIVPTNIFKALSEGEMIPIIFFTVLFGLGLATFGKRSESLINAFEMISEVMFKLTNWIMQLAPIGVFALIGVTIAQFGFDALKPLVYFLVICYLTMIFFVVVVAGLVAQIWHINILELLKVFKEELVLSFSTASSEAALPKVMEKIQDYGVSQGIASFVIPTGYTFNLDGSAIYQSLAALFLAQAYHIHLSLMQQLTLLVVLMITSKGMAGVPGASFVVLLATITTIGVPAAGVAFIAGIDRLVDMGRTAVNVMGNSLAAVIIAKSEDEFDEAKRTKYLAQLGAKK
- a CDS encoding PTS mannose transporter subunit IIAB translates to MVGIVIASHGEFAKGIMQSGSMIFGEQEKVQAVTFMPNEGPDDLKAHLEAAVATFDADDDVLFLVDLWGGSPFNQANGLFEAHKDKWAIVTGLNLPMLIEAYASRLSMTSAHEIAAHIIDEAKAGVRVKPEDLEPKEAPKAEAKQAANTGTPGKFKYVLARIDSRLLHGQVATTWSKTTNPTRIIVVSDNVAKDELRTNLIKQAAPGGIKAHVVPIDQMIKLAKDDQHFGKERALLLFESPQDALRAVEGGVPLETINVGSMAHSTGKVQPNTVLAFDQDDIDTFEKLKAKGIKFDVRKVPSDSNGNMDSILKKAQSELDKQNNK
- a CDS encoding PTS mannose/fructose/sorbose transporter subunit IIC, with translation MDLNFIQVILVIFIAFLAGVEGILDQFHFHQPVIACTLIGLVTGNLLPCLILGGTLQMIALGWANVGAAVAPDAALASIASAIILVLGGQGKAGVTSAIAIAVPLAVAGLLLTIIVRTLATGIVHIMDAAAKEGNFRKIEMWQYIAIIMQGLRIAIPAGLILAIGAGPVKEMLTAMPVWLTDGLAIGGGMVVAVGYAMVINMMATKEVWPFFAIGFVLATISQLTLIGLGAIGISLALIYLALSKQGSGNNGGGSNTGDPLGDIIDNY
- a CDS encoding PTS mannose family transporter subunit IID (hosphoenolpyruvate-dependent sugar phosphotransferase system catalyzes the phosphorylation of incoming sugar substrates concomitant with their translocation across the cell membrane; IID with IIC forms the translocation channel), which encodes MAEQLKLTKKDRISVWLRSTFLQGSWNYERMQNGGWAYSLIPALKKLYKTKEERSAALVRHMEFFNTHPYVASPIIGVTLALEEERANGAPIDDVTIQGVKVGMMGPLAGIGDPVFWFTVKPIIGALAASLAMSGNILGPIIYFIAWNAIRMSFMWYTQEFGYRAGSKITEDLSGGILQDITKGASILGMFILGSLVNRWVSVKFTPTVSSVKLDKGAFIDWDKLPSGAKGIQSALQQQAQGLSLTDHKVTTLQDNLDSLIPGLAALGLTLFCMWLLKKKVSPIVIILGLFVVGIVFHLLHLM
- a CDS encoding DUF956 domain-containing protein, which codes for MVQSINTKVELVINATSFTALSDYGKIMIGDKGFEFFNDRDARQFIQIPWEEVDYVIASVMFKGKWIPRYAIQTKKNGTYTFASKEPKKVLRAIREHVPAERLVQSLGVWDVIKRVFKRQSK
- a CDS encoding DUF2829 domain-containing protein, with the translated sequence MGFDKAIIALKAGKKVVRTGWGGPELFIVQVSGDTYQGAAISPYLLIKTTEEPAYSMFQPTSCDVLAEDWQLVD
- a CDS encoding 3-oxoacyl-ACP reductase; translation: MGHFTDLKQKTVLVTGAASGIGQAQMLAFLAEGATVVALDKVPIAKAADGLKTVQVDVRDAPQLTATLQNLLATGHSFDIVCNTAGILDQYAPTLETSAADWDNLMAVNLKSQFLVTNAILPSMLARHKGVFVNMASIAGLVAGGGGAAYTASKHAIIGYTKQLDYDYASQGIRANCIAPGAIETPMNAADFTGAGEMAKEVARQTPAGRWAQPSEVAQLSLYLASQASDYIHGTVVPIDGGWLEK